From Bufo gargarizans isolate SCDJY-AF-19 chromosome 10, ASM1485885v1, whole genome shotgun sequence, the proteins below share one genomic window:
- the LOC122920538 gene encoding cytochrome c oxidase subunit 4 isoform 1, mitochondrial yields the protein MLSSRVLGLVGRRALSTSASLQGHATIAVPEYTLPKYHDYRSFPLPDIPYQENLTPDLKALKEKEKGAWASLSAQEKVQLYRIKFDLTYADMNRGSSEWKTVIGGTLICIGLTAIILTWQRKYVFGEIPHTLSDDWIAMQTKRMLDMRINPIEGFSSKWDYEKGEWKK from the exons ATGCTGTCTTCACGAGTGCTTGGCTTGGTTGGGAGGAGGGCGCTGTCTACCTCTGCTTCCCTGCAGGGTCATG CCACCATTGCCGTCCCTGAGTACACCCTCCCCAAATACCATGACTACCGCTCCTTCCCCCTGCCGGACATCCCCTACCAGGAAAACCTCACCCCCGACCTGAAGGCTCTGAAGGAAAAAGAGAAGGGAGCGTGGGCATCTCTGAGCGCACAGGAGAAGGTGCAAT TGTACCGCATCAAGTTTGACCTGACATACGCTGATATGAACCGGGGATCAAGCGAGTGGAAGACTGTCATCGGTGGCACACTCATCTGCATCGGCCTCACTGCCATCATTCTCACGTGGCAGAGGAAATATG TGTTCGGTGAAATTCCTCACACTCTGTCGGATGACTGGATCGCCATGCAGACCAAGAGGATGCTGGACATGAGGATCAACCCCATCGAAGGCTTCTCCTCCAAATGGGACTATGAAAAGGGCGAGTGGAAGAAGTAA